A stretch of DNA from Ricinus communis isolate WT05 ecotype wild-type chromosome 4, ASM1957865v1, whole genome shotgun sequence:
GAGTTGAGAAAAGCCCACATAAACCAAAAGTTACAGTTCATATCTAAAGACATGCCATGCTCTTCACTAAATACATTAATTCAATATCGTACGTTTgctaatcaaaatatatataaatgcaaGTGTACCCTGTGTGTACACCGTGagagttttaattaattttatttcttggtTTGATCTCTGTTCAGGCTTGTAAATTTCAACATTTTCTTTCTGTCCTAAACTTTTATAGCCATCAgccatttttaataataagcTGGCTAGGCGATTAGTCCCACAAGCAGCTACTAGCAACAAAAcataaatcaatttaattaaatcgGCATAAGGCATGTCCCTATATTCCTTACCTAGCTATGCACCTAGAATGTCCAGGATATTCCTTACACAATTCTTGCTGTTCCCCCTGAGCCTAGTGATCAACGTACCATCACTTTCATTTATCATTCTTGCTGATcatcattttaataaaagatttcaTCACTTTTACGATTGCcgattatatataaaaatgggAAATCGAAGCCTGCactaaagaagaagaataatgGCCTCAAATGGCCTAGCACTACTAAACGCATTAGATACAGCGAGAACTCAATGGTACCATATCACTGCCATTGTTATTGCTGGAATGGGATTTTTTACTGATGCATATGATCTCTTTTGCATCTCCACTGTCTCCAAACTCTTAGGCCGCCTTTACTACTTTGATCCAACCAAAGGAACGCCTGGCGAGCTTCCTACAGAGGTCAACAACGTGGTGACTGGTGTAGCTTTAGTTGGAACCCTAAGTGGCCAACTGGCCTTTGGTTGGCTCGGAGACAAGCTAGGTCGCAAAAAGGTATATGGGGTTACTCTTATTCTCATGGTCATTTGTGCCTTATTTTCGGGTATCTCATTTGGACACAGTGCCAAATCTGTGATAGGTTGTCTTTGTTTCTTTAGATTTTGGCTAGGATTTGGCATAGGTGGAGATTATCCTCTTTCTGCTACGATTATGTGCGAGTATGCAAATAAGAAAACTCGAGGAAGGTTTATAGCTGCTGTTTTTGCCATGCAAGGTGTTGGGATTATTTTTGCTGGCTTAGTTTCAATGACTCTTTCTAAACTTTTTCTCAGTAACTATGATGCTAAGCCTTTCAATGAGGAGCCAATCCTATCAACACAGCCCCAAGCTGATTTTCTTTGGCGAATCGTGCTAATGCTTGGCGCATTGCCTGCTGCTTTAACATACTATTGGCGTATGAAGATGCCTGAAACAGGTCGTTACACGGCTCTTGTTCGAGGGAATGCTAAACAAGCTGCCATTGACATGGGAAAGGTTCTTGAGATTGAaatccaagaagaagaagaaaagttatCGCAGTTTAAGGCTGCCAATAACTACCTATTGCTTTCTAACGAGTTTTATAGGCGACATGGGCTTCATTTGATAGGTACAATGAGTACATGGTTCTTGCTAGACATAGCCTTTTACAGTCAAAACCTAACCCAAAAGGATATATATCCGGCAATAGGATTAGTGAAAAAATCAGTTGAAGTGAATGCCATACAGGAGGTCTATGAAACCTCGCGAGCCATGTTCGTCGTTGCATTGGTTGGAACATTCCCTGGTTACTGGTTCACCGTTGCTTATATTGAAACTCTTGGCCGGGTCACGATCCAACTCATTGGATTCTTCATGATGTCTGTGTTTATGCTAGTTATGGGCATCGAATATGACTATCTTAAAGATCGTAATAAATGGTTATTTGCACTTTTGTATGGTCTAACGTTCTTCTTTGCGAATTTCGGACCGAATAGCACAACGTTTGTTCTTCCGGCAGAGTTATTTCCTACTAGATTAAGATCAACATGTCATGCATTAAGCGCAGCAGCAGGAAAGGCTGGAGCCATGGTCGGGGCATTTGTGGTTCAATCGTATACCTTAGATGAAAaggtatcaaaaataaaacatgttttGATGGTTTTGGCCTTCACAAATATGTTAGGATTTTGTTGTTCGTTCTTGCTTTCTGAGACTAAAGGGCGGTCTTTGGAGGAGATATCAGGAGAAGATGGTAGCCAAAATCAGAGCCGTAAAGTTGGTGAACCTGCAATAACGATATGAAAACGATAAATGGGCTAATTTGCTTGGTGGCGTATAGAGTATAACAGAATTATAATAACATTGTTTAAGCACAAATActgttgattttaatttatttaatttttattattaaattttataaataataataaccgAAAACTGTTCAACCCtctatagttttatttttactatattacCATAATTAAAAACTCTTATTATCCAAATACAATATAATTaggtataataaattattaaattatgtgataacttttaattttaaaaaataataatttataattatatctacaatattattttatgtaatactaaaaattgattaatcaataatttctaaaataatttttatattattacactaataaaatttaaaatactaaaatctttttaaaaagaacatttaaaatatttaatttattattatttttaagtattatatattaaatttccattaaattctatctgtaaatttaattattattattatttttattaaaataataataataataataacagtgaaatgtgcaaatatataaaaacttatattagaaaagtttaattagtttataaaatcatttaattaactaGCGCGAATtacatgattattttttaacaattatatAAGCACACTATATCATTTGAAGATTTgtagattattatttatataacatAGTTTAACGAAGAGtataatatgttaaaatatttgtacGTTTAaccaattttatataatttaatttcatttttaactcaatttataatttgagaataaaattatcaatattaaaattttatttaaatttaatatatatatcaattaatatatatacatatatataatattatatttatatttttgtgatCAACACATTTTTGTcgttttctatttatatttaaaggtAAAAGTACTAATGATAAGATTACGTAAATAAGCAAACAAGGctaatctatttatataaaataaaatgatctAAATAGCGGATTATTCTAATATATCACAAGTATATGGTaccatataaatttataactattgatattattttaattttaattattcattaatataattaaataataaattaatcaattatatatagtatttaattattcatcaattaaatatataattttatttttaaaatagtttatttatttttaaaacttaattagTAGTATGtagtaattata
This window harbors:
- the LOC8274467 gene encoding low affinity inorganic phosphate transporter 4-like, translating into MASNGLALLNALDTARTQWYHITAIVIAGMGFFTDAYDLFCISTVSKLLGRLYYFDPTKGTPGELPTEVNNVVTGVALVGTLSGQLAFGWLGDKLGRKKVYGVTLILMVICALFSGISFGHSAKSVIGCLCFFRFWLGFGIGGDYPLSATIMCEYANKKTRGRFIAAVFAMQGVGIIFAGLVSMTLSKLFLSNYDAKPFNEEPILSTQPQADFLWRIVLMLGALPAALTYYWRMKMPETGRYTALVRGNAKQAAIDMGKVLEIEIQEEEEKLSQFKAANNYLLLSNEFYRRHGLHLIGTMSTWFLLDIAFYSQNLTQKDIYPAIGLVKKSVEVNAIQEVYETSRAMFVVALVGTFPGYWFTVAYIETLGRVTIQLIGFFMMSVFMLVMGIEYDYLKDRNKWLFALLYGLTFFFANFGPNSTTFVLPAELFPTRLRSTCHALSAAAGKAGAMVGAFVVQSYTLDEKVSKIKHVLMVLAFTNMLGFCCSFLLSETKGRSLEEISGEDGKFAKITAIPNSNAIVCNGSLFIKCRRLRWQVPRLSCIWCLHRMEFRFFPLSLSNQIR